The Sorangiineae bacterium MSr11367 genome window below encodes:
- a CDS encoding S8 family serine peptidase — protein MLVPVAAVADPVHPEAAGILRVLGPRAVRTLAPARAQVPGGAQLGALVAIPRSETAASLGVEPFAPGIGRVSGTPERLIAFSQAHPGVHMEVTTPLHTLMSVARGTVQADRAYDTLGADGAGTLVGVADTGIDVSHPEFLDETGHSRIAWLLDMSVAPAGLHPDLEERFGIKNADGKVVAGAVYSAKEIDQLIADKKPLPNDAVGHGTHVSSIAAGDGDDLGKRGLYRGMAPKARLIVAGLGGTATGISNDDLVRGVSFVFDRADAEKQPVAVNLSLGGDFGPHDGTTLWEQALASFVGPTHPGRALVAAAGNSGSIGGDAIHQSVHVASGATVRVPITTEGASDGGVQVWVTLRGGANLKIGLDSPSGTWISPIGDGQTRGKKGDNDDYEAGVIYGSTATDSPVPAGSRGAVVLWSGKWPKGTYYVTFTGEGTADLYLGRTGDVQTINPATFAAGLREGTINLPGTHPSILSVGCTVNRPNWVSIAGGKVGVRVPVLDAAGGMVDASKELIPPTEGDACWFSSAGPNVNGVAKPEISAPGAGIIAAMSSGAPPGSDRSMFTTSCPPVHAGQNDRDPRCFQIDETHAVAMGTSMSAPMVTGAIALLLQRDPTLTQDKITALIQAGAHRFRPTPNTRFEDQGGPGELDVVGALDALEQTKNPSLVLPSVETSWIALGADYAAADGSTPLTAILELRGADGQHRADQFEEARLQPRVEINGTPIETAPTVARRGPGLWSYTVNVPAGRGGARMLLGATFDGADIVTPKVVPVSADLWVAHYPSSAKGGCTVAMAGMPSPSYSWLVWAGGAFAALGITLRRASGANRGAPKRHRPDRTAG, from the coding sequence TTGTTGGTCCCTGTCGCGGCGGTCGCGGATCCGGTGCATCCGGAGGCGGCAGGGATTTTGCGCGTGCTCGGGCCGCGTGCGGTGCGCACGTTGGCACCTGCCCGCGCGCAGGTGCCCGGAGGGGCGCAGCTTGGAGCCCTGGTGGCGATACCGCGCAGCGAAACGGCGGCATCGCTGGGGGTCGAGCCTTTTGCACCCGGCATCGGGCGCGTGTCGGGCACGCCGGAGCGCCTCATCGCGTTCTCGCAGGCGCACCCCGGCGTGCACATGGAGGTGACCACGCCGCTGCACACGTTGATGTCGGTCGCGCGGGGCACCGTTCAGGCCGATCGCGCGTACGACACCTTGGGCGCGGACGGCGCGGGCACGTTGGTGGGCGTGGCCGACACGGGCATCGACGTGAGCCATCCGGAGTTCCTCGACGAGACGGGGCACTCGCGCATCGCGTGGCTGCTCGACATGTCCGTGGCGCCGGCCGGGCTGCATCCGGATCTCGAGGAGAGGTTCGGCATCAAGAATGCGGACGGCAAGGTCGTCGCTGGCGCGGTGTACAGCGCGAAGGAGATCGATCAGCTCATTGCCGACAAGAAGCCGCTGCCGAACGACGCCGTCGGTCACGGCACCCACGTTTCGTCGATCGCCGCGGGCGATGGTGACGATCTCGGTAAGAGAGGCTTGTACCGCGGGATGGCGCCCAAGGCGCGCCTCATCGTGGCGGGCCTCGGCGGAACGGCGACGGGCATCAGCAACGACGACCTGGTTCGCGGTGTCTCCTTCGTCTTCGATCGCGCGGACGCGGAGAAGCAGCCGGTGGCGGTGAACCTCTCGCTGGGCGGCGACTTCGGCCCCCACGATGGTACGACCCTCTGGGAGCAAGCGCTGGCCAGCTTCGTGGGGCCGACCCATCCGGGTCGCGCACTGGTTGCGGCAGCAGGTAACAGCGGATCGATCGGCGGCGATGCGATCCACCAGAGCGTGCACGTGGCCAGTGGTGCGACGGTGCGCGTGCCCATCACGACCGAAGGCGCCAGCGACGGTGGCGTGCAGGTGTGGGTCACCTTGCGGGGCGGCGCCAATTTGAAGATTGGCCTCGACTCCCCCAGCGGCACGTGGATCTCGCCGATCGGCGATGGCCAAACGAGGGGCAAAAAAGGCGACAACGACGACTACGAGGCGGGGGTCATCTACGGCAGCACGGCGACGGACAGCCCGGTGCCGGCAGGCTCGCGCGGCGCCGTCGTACTGTGGTCTGGAAAATGGCCCAAGGGTACGTACTACGTGACCTTCACCGGTGAGGGCACTGCCGATCTGTACCTCGGTCGCACCGGCGACGTGCAGACGATCAACCCGGCCACCTTCGCCGCGGGCTTGCGTGAAGGCACCATCAATTTGCCCGGGACGCATCCGTCGATTCTCTCCGTCGGCTGCACGGTCAATCGGCCGAATTGGGTCAGCATTGCCGGTGGCAAGGTTGGCGTGCGCGTCCCCGTGCTCGATGCGGCGGGCGGGATGGTGGACGCGTCGAAAGAGCTCATTCCGCCCACCGAAGGCGATGCGTGCTGGTTCTCCAGCGCGGGGCCCAACGTGAACGGCGTGGCCAAGCCCGAGATCTCCGCGCCCGGCGCCGGCATCATTGCGGCCATGAGCAGCGGCGCACCGCCCGGGAGCGATCGCAGCATGTTCACCACCTCGTGCCCTCCGGTGCATGCGGGGCAGAACGACCGCGATCCGCGATGCTTCCAGATCGACGAGACGCACGCGGTGGCGATGGGAACGTCGATGTCGGCGCCCATGGTCACCGGCGCGATTGCGCTGTTGCTCCAGCGCGATCCGACGCTGACGCAGGACAAGATCACCGCGTTGATCCAGGCCGGTGCGCATCGCTTCCGCCCCACGCCGAACACGCGCTTCGAGGACCAAGGCGGACCGGGCGAGCTCGATGTGGTGGGCGCGCTCGATGCCCTCGAGCAGACGAAGAACCCGTCGCTGGTGCTTCCGAGCGTGGAGACCAGCTGGATCGCGCTGGGTGCGGATTACGCGGCCGCCGACGGCTCGACGCCGCTCACGGCGATCCTGGAGCTGCGCGGCGCCGATGGGCAGCATCGCGCGGACCAGTTCGAGGAAGCGCGGCTGCAACCGCGCGTGGAGATCAACGGCACGCCGATCGAGACGGCGCCCACCGTGGCCCGTCGCGGGCCGGGCCTCTGGTCGTACACGGTGAACGTGCCCGCGGGGCGTGGTGGCGCGCGGATGCTCCTGGGGGCCACCTTCGACGGGGCCGACATCGTCACGCCGAAGGTCGTTCCCGTTTCGGCCGATCTCTGGGTGGCGCACTATCCTTCGTCGGCAAAGGGCGGATGCACCGTGGCCATGGCCGGCATGCCCTCGCCCTCGTACAGTTGGCTCGTGTGGGCCGGCGGTGCATTCGCAGCGCTGGGAATCACTCTGCGGCGAGCGTCAGGCGCCAACCGTGGGGCTCCCAAACGGCATCGTCCGGATCGAACGGCGGGGTGA
- the miaA gene encoding tRNA (adenosine(37)-N6)-dimethylallyltransferase MiaA, with protein sequence MDAEPNLTRWLDLALATLQADPESLPVIVGPTASGKTSLAIRLAEALDGEIVSADSVQIYREFDIGSGKPTAEERAQARHHLIDVQDPLEAIDAARFVEMADRAIGDIRARGKRPIVCGGTFLWVRALLHGLAPSPAANEAIRERHRTLVLEQGRTALHDRLKEVDPPSAARLHPNDVVRVSRALEVFELTGQCLSGHQESHGFLPQRYRAHLFAILYPPDVLTDRITARVEAWLAGGWIDEVAALRARGYGDTRAMGSVGYRQVAMHLTGQLPQEELKIAIVRATRVFARRQRTWLNHAPVIRLGT encoded by the coding sequence TTGGACGCTGAGCCGAACCTCACGCGCTGGCTGGACCTCGCCCTCGCCACGCTTCAAGCGGATCCCGAGTCGCTTCCCGTCATCGTCGGCCCGACCGCCAGCGGCAAAACCTCCCTGGCCATCCGCCTCGCCGAAGCCCTCGACGGCGAAATCGTCAGCGCCGACAGCGTCCAGATCTACCGCGAGTTCGACATCGGCTCGGGCAAGCCCACCGCCGAGGAGCGCGCGCAAGCCCGCCACCACCTCATCGACGTCCAAGATCCCCTCGAGGCCATCGACGCCGCGCGCTTCGTGGAGATGGCTGATCGCGCCATCGGCGACATCCGTGCACGCGGCAAGCGCCCCATCGTCTGCGGCGGTACCTTCCTCTGGGTGCGCGCCTTGCTGCACGGCCTCGCACCGAGCCCCGCCGCCAACGAAGCGATCCGCGAACGCCATCGCACCCTCGTGCTCGAACAAGGCCGCACCGCGCTTCACGACCGCCTCAAGGAGGTCGACCCACCCAGTGCCGCGCGCCTCCACCCCAACGACGTCGTACGGGTCAGCCGCGCGCTCGAAGTCTTCGAACTCACGGGCCAGTGCCTGAGCGGCCACCAAGAGTCCCATGGGTTCCTGCCGCAGCGCTACCGCGCGCACCTCTTCGCCATCCTCTATCCGCCCGACGTGCTGACCGATCGCATCACCGCGCGGGTCGAGGCATGGCTCGCGGGCGGTTGGATCGACGAAGTCGCGGCCCTTCGCGCGCGGGGCTATGGCGACACACGCGCGATGGGCTCCGTGGGCTACCGACAGGTCGCCATGCACCTGACGGGTCAGCTTCCGCAAGAAGAGCTGAAAATCGCGATCGTTCGCGCAACCCGGGTTTTTGCGAGGCGTCAGCGCACGTGGTTGAACCACGCACCCGTCATCCGTCTGGGGACGTGA
- a CDS encoding HEAT repeat domain-containing protein, which yields MRRPWTLACAVVGIVATAQGIAGGARAAEPPPAPPKIAPSNASPPGPLAPRKPLPAGTAEKLKSGEPERIAAALEDARLAGKGATSLAGEIAGLLDRGLNGALAESALNALAEIESPASTPSVAAYLQHRDAKVRTAAAKALARTKGPAAVAALRHALADSEAPVRSAAATSLGVLRAREAVGDLALALDHRVVEAAAPIGQLCNADECADFLARLGRLPLDLVESGLEPMLFRPVAEVNEDTKANVIGRVRELKTNEAHKFLLGIQKRWPATGSPRLKTLIEQAVKATTRASGS from the coding sequence ATGCGAAGACCCTGGACTCTCGCCTGCGCCGTGGTTGGCATCGTCGCCACAGCGCAAGGCATCGCCGGTGGGGCCCGCGCCGCGGAGCCGCCCCCCGCCCCACCGAAAATCGCGCCTTCGAACGCCAGCCCGCCTGGCCCGCTTGCCCCGCGCAAGCCGCTGCCTGCGGGGACGGCGGAAAAGCTGAAGTCGGGCGAGCCCGAGCGAATCGCCGCCGCGTTGGAGGATGCTCGCCTCGCCGGAAAGGGGGCAACCTCGCTGGCCGGCGAAATCGCTGGCCTTCTCGATCGCGGGCTCAATGGTGCGCTTGCGGAATCCGCGCTCAACGCCCTCGCTGAAATCGAATCGCCGGCCTCGACGCCCAGCGTGGCCGCCTACCTTCAGCATCGCGACGCGAAGGTGCGGACCGCCGCCGCGAAGGCGCTGGCGCGCACGAAGGGCCCCGCGGCCGTCGCGGCGTTGCGCCACGCGCTGGCCGATTCGGAGGCGCCCGTTCGGAGCGCCGCCGCGACGAGCCTCGGTGTGCTGCGGGCGCGCGAGGCGGTGGGCGATCTCGCGCTGGCGCTCGATCACCGTGTCGTGGAGGCCGCTGCGCCCATCGGCCAACTTTGCAACGCCGACGAATGCGCCGATTTCCTCGCGCGCCTCGGCCGCCTCCCGCTCGATTTGGTAGAGAGCGGTCTAGAACCGATGCTCTTTCGCCCGGTGGCGGAGGTGAACGAGGACACGAAGGCCAACGTCATCGGCCGCGTGCGCGAGCTGAAGACGAACGAAGCGCACAAGTTTCTCTTGGGCATCCAAAAGCGATGGCCTGCGACGGGGTCGCCGCGCCTCAAGACGCTGATCGAACAAGCCGTCAAGGCCACCACGCGGGCGAGTGGATCGTGA
- the mutL gene encoding DNA mismatch repair endonuclease MutL, whose translation MSKIRQLSSDLANQIAAGEVVERPASVVKELVENALDAGATKVRVEIEQGGLQRIRVSDDGSGMDPEDASLCLLRHATSKIDRVEDLSSLRTFGFRGEALPSMASVSKLVLITRDRSQSEGTEVQIDGGGTPRVKPAGCAVGTSIDVRDLFFNVPARKKFLKSTATESAHVGDVVTTASLARPDVSFTLTRDGRVAREMLRVTTRAERVAQVMGFGDDRVAHGQGERGPLQIEAYLLAPEKARAGATGLHLFVNGRPVRDRMLSRAVAQSFGSVLEAGRFPVGVVYLELPPEMVDVNVHPQKAEVRFTDARALCDALTRELYGVTSQAFAIPALGPPTRPWLPPPAASRAAAYPIREFTPREHGYAGAPERLPHPNPPPEGEGAETSISELTPAVSAPGVGGSEAPGGLGWGGAAGNAAWTATPVEADSLFANRPPLRFLAQVRKTFLLCEGVDGLYIVDQHAAAERVTFDRLRKAFAARDVAMQRLLVPEVVELSPVEVAALEERPEDVAAVGLEVRAVGTNAVAVHAVPKLLVRANPERLVRDLVAELTRQANRPFGGAADLVLATMACHASVRAGDTLSPEEATALLASLEGIDFSGHCPHGRPIVMHLTFAELERRVGR comes from the coding sequence ATGAGCAAGATCCGTCAACTCTCGTCGGATCTCGCGAACCAGATCGCCGCGGGCGAAGTGGTGGAACGCCCCGCGAGCGTGGTGAAAGAGCTCGTCGAAAATGCGCTCGACGCCGGCGCGACCAAGGTGCGCGTCGAGATCGAACAAGGCGGCCTGCAGCGCATTCGCGTGAGCGACGACGGCAGCGGCATGGACCCCGAAGATGCCTCGCTCTGCCTCTTGCGGCATGCGACGAGCAAGATCGATCGGGTGGAAGATCTGTCGAGCCTTCGCACCTTCGGCTTTCGTGGTGAGGCCCTCCCCAGCATGGCCTCGGTGTCGAAGCTGGTGTTGATCACTCGCGATCGCAGCCAATCCGAGGGCACCGAGGTGCAGATCGACGGCGGAGGAACGCCGCGGGTAAAGCCGGCCGGGTGCGCGGTGGGAACGAGCATCGACGTGCGCGATTTGTTTTTCAACGTGCCGGCGCGAAAGAAGTTCCTGAAGTCGACCGCGACGGAGAGCGCGCACGTGGGCGACGTGGTCACGACGGCGTCGCTCGCGCGTCCCGATGTGTCGTTCACGTTGACCCGCGATGGTCGCGTGGCGCGCGAGATGCTCCGGGTCACAACGCGTGCGGAGCGCGTGGCGCAGGTCATGGGCTTCGGCGACGACCGGGTGGCCCACGGCCAAGGCGAGCGCGGGCCTCTGCAGATCGAGGCGTACCTGTTGGCGCCGGAGAAGGCGCGCGCGGGTGCCACGGGGCTTCACCTCTTCGTGAACGGACGGCCGGTGCGCGATCGGATGTTGTCGCGGGCCGTGGCGCAGTCGTTTGGATCGGTGCTGGAGGCGGGGCGCTTTCCGGTGGGCGTCGTCTACTTGGAGCTTCCGCCCGAGATGGTGGACGTGAACGTGCACCCGCAAAAAGCGGAGGTGCGTTTCACGGACGCGCGGGCGCTGTGCGATGCGTTGACGCGAGAGCTCTACGGGGTGACGTCGCAGGCCTTCGCGATTCCGGCCTTGGGGCCGCCCACGCGGCCTTGGCTCCCGCCGCCCGCCGCGTCACGAGCCGCGGCGTATCCCATTCGGGAATTTACGCCGCGGGAGCATGGTTATGCGGGCGCGCCCGAACGTCTCCCCCACCCCAACCCTCCCCCGGAGGGGGAGGGAGCCGAAACGTCGATCTCGGAGCTGACGCCTGCCGTATCGGCTCCCGGGGTGGGCGGGTCCGAGGCGCCGGGAGGGTTGGGGTGGGGGGGTGCAGCGGGGAACGCAGCCTGGACGGCCACCCCCGTCGAAGCCGATTCACTCTTCGCCAATCGGCCACCGCTGCGGTTTTTGGCCCAAGTTCGAAAAACCTTTTTGCTCTGCGAAGGCGTCGATGGGCTCTACATCGTCGATCAGCACGCAGCCGCGGAACGGGTGACCTTCGATCGGCTGCGCAAAGCCTTTGCCGCACGGGATGTGGCCATGCAGCGGCTTTTGGTGCCCGAGGTCGTCGAGCTCTCCCCGGTGGAGGTCGCGGCCCTCGAAGAGCGGCCCGAGGATGTCGCAGCCGTCGGCCTCGAAGTCCGCGCCGTCGGCACCAACGCCGTTGCGGTACACGCTGTACCGAAATTGCTCGTGCGCGCCAACCCCGAGCGCCTCGTCCGTGACCTCGTCGCCGAACTGACCCGCCAGGCCAATCGCCCCTTCGGTGGCGCGGCCGACCTCGTCCTGGCCACCATGGCCTGCCACGCCTCCGTCCGCGCAGGCGATACGCTTTCTCCCGAGGAGGCCACTGCACTCCTCGCCTCGCTCGAAGGGATCGACTTCTCCGGGCACTGCCCGCACGGCCGTCCCATCGTCATGCACTTGACCTTCGCCGAATTGGAGCGGCGGGTTGGACGCTGA
- a CDS encoding enoyl-CoA hydratase-related protein: MSEPIRVERRGKVAIFTIDRQDRMNSLSRDTLSAFGRLAREAAVDDSVRAIVVTGAGDKAFCAGADLKERHKMDENDVRKQIELYRSELGPLDRSPKPVVAAINGLALGGGLELALLCDLRVAASHATLALPETSLGIIPGAGGTQRLPRLIGEARAKEMILLCRRLSAQEALEWGLVNRVVPKDANLIDDVLAWIEPISDGAPLAQAAALQAIDRAHDTTLELGLELEKVSYDSVLVSEDRREALEAFANKRKPQFRGK; encoded by the coding sequence ATGAGCGAGCCCATTCGGGTCGAGCGGCGCGGCAAGGTGGCCATCTTCACGATCGACCGCCAGGACCGGATGAACAGCCTCTCGCGCGATACGCTCTCCGCCTTCGGGCGGCTCGCGCGCGAGGCGGCGGTCGACGATTCGGTGCGCGCGATCGTCGTCACCGGCGCGGGGGACAAGGCCTTTTGCGCGGGGGCGGACCTCAAAGAGCGCCACAAGATGGACGAGAACGACGTGCGCAAGCAGATCGAGCTCTATCGCTCCGAGCTGGGGCCGCTCGATCGATCGCCGAAGCCCGTGGTGGCCGCCATCAATGGCCTGGCGCTCGGCGGTGGGTTGGAGCTGGCCCTGCTCTGCGATCTCCGCGTGGCGGCCTCGCACGCGACGCTGGCGTTGCCAGAGACCTCGCTGGGCATCATCCCTGGCGCGGGCGGCACGCAGCGTTTACCGCGCCTCATTGGCGAGGCGCGGGCCAAGGAGATGATCCTTCTATGCCGGCGCTTGTCGGCCCAAGAGGCCCTGGAGTGGGGCCTGGTGAACCGCGTCGTCCCCAAGGACGCGAACCTGATCGACGACGTGCTCGCGTGGATCGAGCCCATCTCCGACGGAGCGCCGCTCGCACAAGCCGCCGCACTTCAAGCGATCGATCGCGCCCACGACACGACGTTGGAACTCGGCCTCGAGCTCGAAAAGGTGAGCTACGACTCCGTCCTCGTCAGCGAAGATCGCCGCGAGGCCTTGGAAGCCTTCGCCAACAAGCGAAAGCCCCAATTCCGCGGGAAATAG
- a CDS encoding RNA polymerase sigma factor: protein MSGRLVALSSPLAQADVAEADDLPPESKVERPRQSGIDLSFRALYEKEVDFIWRNLRRLGVPEADLEDKTQEVFVVAHRRFAEFVDRGFGARAWLFQIALRVAADTRRHRRRHPEDADGGAAMARQSIEADQTGSISRRERLARLDRALASIQLDKRAVLVLYEIEEQTAPEIARALGISVNTVYSRLRVARAELELALKRDLSPLRGGA, encoded by the coding sequence GTGAGTGGACGTCTCGTTGCTCTCTCCAGCCCGCTCGCACAGGCAGACGTGGCAGAGGCCGATGATCTTCCCCCGGAGTCGAAGGTGGAAAGACCTCGGCAGTCCGGCATCGACCTGAGCTTCCGCGCTCTGTACGAGAAAGAGGTCGACTTCATCTGGCGCAACCTGCGTCGCCTCGGCGTGCCCGAGGCCGATCTCGAGGACAAGACCCAGGAGGTCTTCGTCGTTGCGCATCGCCGCTTCGCCGAGTTCGTCGATCGCGGGTTCGGCGCGCGCGCTTGGCTCTTTCAAATTGCATTGCGCGTGGCCGCAGACACGCGCCGGCATCGCCGCCGGCATCCGGAAGATGCCGATGGCGGAGCGGCCATGGCGCGCCAATCGATCGAAGCGGATCAAACGGGATCGATCTCGCGAAGGGAGCGTCTCGCTCGCCTCGATCGCGCACTGGCGAGCATCCAACTCGACAAGCGCGCGGTCTTGGTTCTCTACGAGATCGAGGAGCAAACGGCTCCCGAAATTGCGCGCGCGCTGGGCATCTCCGTGAACACCGTTTATTCCCGCCTTCGCGTGGCACGCGCCGAGCTCGAACTCGCGCTGAAACGCGACCTATCCCCGCTGCGAGGTGGAGCATGA
- a CDS encoding acyl-CoA carboxylase subunit beta, with translation MPREKKLKETLSRVEKGGAEKYHRKNAETGKLFARDRIARLIDAGSFVEDAALANNLESDLPADGVVTGTAKIGGRTVAIMANDSTVKAGSWGRRTVEKILRIQETAMKLELPLFYLVDSAGARITDQIEMFPGRRGAGRIFYNEVQMSGHVPQICLLFGPSAAGGAYIPAFCDVVVMVDGNASMYLGSPRMAEMVIGEKVTLEEMGGAKMHCSVSGCGDVLVKTEEEAIDWAKNYFGYLPSTSAEKPPVRESRAPKSSGKKLSEIVPPDENKPFDMMHVIHEIIDEGSFCEIKKLFAKELITGFARIGGKTVGIVANQPKWLGGVLFVDSADKSARFIWLCDAFNIPILFLADVPGFMIGTKVEKQGIIRAGAKMIAAVSEATVPKLSVVVRKAYGAGLYAMCGPAFEPDACIALASSSIAVMGPQAAVNAVYYNKIQEVPEGDERKAYVAKLQEEYRADVDLMKLASELVVDAVVPGELLRDEILARFERAESKREVRLTKKHLVPPV, from the coding sequence ATGCCGCGCGAGAAGAAGCTCAAGGAAACGCTGTCCCGGGTCGAAAAGGGAGGCGCCGAGAAGTACCACCGCAAGAACGCCGAGACGGGCAAGCTGTTCGCGCGCGATCGCATCGCGCGCCTCATCGATGCTGGCTCGTTCGTGGAAGACGCTGCGCTGGCCAACAACCTGGAGTCGGACTTGCCCGCCGATGGCGTGGTGACCGGAACCGCGAAGATCGGTGGCCGCACCGTGGCCATCATGGCCAACGACTCCACCGTCAAAGCCGGCTCCTGGGGCCGCCGCACCGTGGAAAAGATCCTGCGTATCCAGGAAACGGCGATGAAGCTCGAGCTTCCGCTTTTTTACCTGGTCGACTCCGCCGGGGCGCGCATCACCGATCAGATCGAGATGTTCCCCGGCCGCCGGGGCGCAGGGCGCATCTTCTACAACGAAGTACAGATGAGTGGGCACGTTCCGCAGATCTGCTTGCTCTTCGGGCCCAGCGCCGCCGGTGGCGCCTACATCCCTGCCTTCTGCGACGTGGTGGTGATGGTCGACGGCAACGCGAGCATGTACCTCGGCTCCCCGCGCATGGCCGAAATGGTCATCGGTGAGAAGGTCACCCTGGAAGAGATGGGTGGCGCCAAGATGCACTGTTCGGTCTCCGGCTGCGGCGACGTGCTGGTGAAGACCGAAGAAGAGGCCATCGACTGGGCGAAGAACTACTTCGGCTACCTACCCTCGACGAGCGCGGAGAAGCCTCCGGTGCGCGAGTCGCGGGCGCCCAAGTCGAGTGGCAAGAAGCTGAGCGAGATCGTGCCGCCGGACGAGAACAAGCCGTTCGACATGATGCACGTCATCCACGAGATCATCGACGAGGGCTCGTTCTGCGAGATCAAGAAGCTCTTTGCGAAGGAGCTCATCACGGGCTTTGCCCGCATCGGCGGCAAGACGGTGGGCATCGTGGCCAACCAGCCCAAGTGGCTCGGCGGCGTGCTTTTCGTCGACTCGGCCGACAAGTCCGCGCGCTTCATCTGGCTTTGCGATGCGTTCAACATTCCGATTCTCTTCTTGGCCGACGTGCCCGGCTTCATGATCGGCACCAAGGTGGAGAAGCAGGGCATCATCCGCGCGGGCGCAAAGATGATCGCCGCGGTCAGCGAGGCGACGGTGCCCAAGCTGAGTGTCGTGGTGCGCAAGGCTTACGGCGCGGGGCTTTACGCGATGTGCGGGCCGGCCTTCGAGCCCGACGCCTGCATCGCGCTCGCCAGCTCGTCGATTGCCGTCATGGGGCCGCAGGCTGCGGTCAACGCGGTTTATTACAACAAGATTCAGGAAGTGCCGGAGGGCGACGAACGCAAGGCGTACGTGGCCAAGCTGCAAGAAGAGTATCGCGCGGACGTCGACTTGATGAAGCTCGCCTCCGAGCTCGTGGTGGACGCCGTGGTGCCGGGCGAGCTTTTGCGCGACGAGATTCTGGCTCGCTTCGAGCGCGCGGAGAGCAAGCGCGAGGTTCGTTTGACGAAGAAACACTTGGTTCCGCCGGTCTAA